The Flavobacterium johnsoniae genomic sequence AGACAATGAAAAAATTCTTTACATTTTTTATACTTGTTTAATTGTATTATTCACCTTTGTTCCAATGCAAGCCGTTACAACAAGACGCTTAAGAGATTTAAATGCTAATCCAAATTTTGTGATTTTTAATTTTATTCCAATACTAAATTTTGCATTTGTTGCATTTTTACTATTTGCCAAACAAAAAAAGGCAGTTGAAATCTGAAACGAAAAATCTAAATAAATCTTCTTTTTCAAAATATTAATTCATCCAGAATTGTAAGTAAAAAACACTATTTTAGTAATCTGTAAAACCGACCAAAAAGTTTTACATCCAAAAACTAAACTAATTTTAACTGGACAAATTATAAATGAAAATTTCAGACGATTTAGAAAAACTATTACCATTCGGTTATCTTTTCCTAATATTAATGGGAATCTTAAAAGATAGCATTTATTATTATCAATTCGGAATCAACATCTTAAGATACTCAACAATAATGGACGTTTTAATTAGTCCTATTGCAGAGTTTACTTCAAATCCGATTATTTTAGGTGCCATAATTACACTTTTTTTACTGCACTTTTATCTTCCTAAATATTTGGCTAAAAATAAAGACAAAGCCTTCGTTAAAAGATCTTTTGAACTAAAATCAACTGACTCATTATCTCCAGAAGAAACTAAAAGTTATTACAATGGAATTGCAATCAAATCTCTTGTTATTTTTTTGCTATCATTCTTTTTAGGTTACGGACTTGCTGGTGGATACGCTGGAAGAGAAAAATTAAAAAACAACAAATTGAAATATACCTATCAGTTGGATTTTAATGAAGGAGAATCTAAAGAAGTATTTTTAATTGGCAATAACAGTCTGTACTATTTTTATATTGCTAAAGGAGATAAAAAAGTTAAAATTACTCCGCTGTCATCTATAAAAAATATAGAACTCATTGAAAATAGAATGCTCGATTAAATTTCAGAATCTCAAAAAATTATCATTATGAAAGATTTAAAAAAATACAGCAATAAAACCAAAGCTGCTTTTGTTCTTTTGATAGTGATGCTACTTATTTTGTTGGGGAATTTTAATACACTTTTGAATTCAAAAAATGTAAACGACAATATAAATGCGATTTATAAAGATCGATTAGTTGTTGCACATTACATTTTTCAATATTCTAAACAGCTTCATTTTATAAAAGCAGAAGCTGAAAAGCTTGATTTAAGTGATAATATCAAGAAAAACGAAATCATCCATACTCTAGATATTATTCATAATATTGATGATTTGTATGCCAAAACTGTTTTAACAAATAAAGAAAAACAATATTTTGATGCTTTTTTAAGTTCCTGCAAAGAAATCAACAAACAGGTTGAAAACAAAGATTGGAATAAAATTGCCACTTCAAGCGGTCAAGCTCTTAAAACTTTAGAATCTTTATCGGAAATTCAGATTGAAGAAGGAAAAGCAAAACTTGCTCTTGCCAATTCGATGTATAATAAAAATAATAGCATTGGACAATTACAAATTGCTTTGCTAATTATTTTAGGAGGAATTACGTTTTATCTCTTAATTAAAAAGATAAAAAAAACGGTTAAAATTCCTGAACCTCCAAGTATGAATTGATTTTAACCGCAAAGACGCAAGGAATTACGCAAGGTTCGCAAAGTTTTTTACACAAAGCTTTGCGAACTTTGCGTTTTCAAAAAATGCTATAATAAAAAAACCTTGCGTGCTTTGCGGTTAAATAAACAGCATAAAAAAATTCCAAAACCCGAAAGCTTTGGAATTTGAAATTTTATAATTGAAATTTTAAAAACTTATCTACTCCACTCAGCGATACTGTCTTTATTCAATTTTACGTAATCAGCATTGTTAGCAGCTTCTGCAGAAGCTAAAGAAGCTTTTGCTGTTTCTACTGCACCTTTTTTATCTCCTTGTTTTGCTTGAATCAAAGATTTTAATCTTGTTACATAATAAGGTTTATCAGTACTCATATCCAACGCTTTATCAACATAAGTTCTAGATAATTCGATATTTCCATTTGATTGAAATAAATATTGAGACGCAGCATAATAATCGTTCCATGATGGTCCAGCTAACGTTTTATCAATACTTGCAATGGCAGTTTTTGCAGTTGGCACTTCAAATTTTAAAGCTACATGAGAATTTTCCCAAGCCATTTCTAAATAACCAAAATTCGGATCTAAGCCATTTATTCCAATTGTAAATGTTTCTACCGGAGTTGGCAGAGCATCTTCTTTTACAGTAGTTTTCAATGCTACATAAGCTTCGCTCCAATTTTCTGGCAATCCCCAATTATCTGTAGAAAGATAAAAAATCACATCCCAGCTTTCAATTCTTGGAACAGTGTAAATTGCATATTTCCCTTTTTTCAATGTTTTACCGTCAATAATAACGTCATCACTGAAATTAATAATTGTATTTTCGTTTGCTCCAGTTCTCCATAATTTTCCAAACGGAACTAAATTTCCAAAAACAGCTCTTCCTCTTGCACCTGGTCTTGAGTAAGTAACTTCAACATCTGTTAAACCTACAGTTTGTTTTATATATCCTTTTGGACTCGCTTGTGGCGTTTTTACTTGTGCTTCTGATGCTAATGGCGCTAAAATCAGGGCTAATGCAATAAGTATTTTTTTCATTATTTGGTGTTTTTTTATTTTATTTCAAATTTACAAATTCAAATAGGGAACAAATGTTAAATTTAATATAATTCAAGGCTTAAGCTGTGATATTTTTTCAGCATTTAGTTCGTTAAAATGATCTATAACTAAATCTGCCTCAGATAAATCTTGTAGATTTGAGTGTTCACTTTTATATCCTACACAATAGATTCCAGCTCCTTTTGCTGCTTTTATTCCGTTTGTACTATCTTCTATAATAATACATTCATCTTTTGGAGCAATTGATAAAGAAGCAGCGTGAATAAAAATTGCTGGATTTGGTTTTGATTGCGGAAAATCTTCACCGCTCACAATATGCGTAAAATATTGATGAAGATTAAATCTTGTAAAAACTCGATCTATAGTAACTTTTGAAGCTGAAGAAGCCAAAATCAACTGTATTCCGTTGCTATACAAATCTTTAATTAAATCTTCAACTCCGTCTAAAAGATACAGATCTTCTTTGGTATCAAAAGCATCATTAAAAATCGTTCTTTTTCTTTGAATCAAATCTTCAACTTCCTGCTCTACAGATGGAAAATAACTTTTTAAAGTCTGAAAAGTATTTCGAGTAGAAAAACCAGTAAATGAAGTGTACATTTCTTCTGGCACTTCTATATTTAATTCTGAAAATTGTAAATAATATGCATAACGATGAACTGGCTCCGTGTCTACGATTACGCCATCCATATCAAAAATTACTGTTTTAATCATTTTTTTAAAGGTTCTGAGGTTCTAAGGAACTAGGGTTCTAAGTTTTTTATGATTTGAGGTTTATTTTTTTACAAAGATTCTAAGTATTCAAAGATAAACCTTAGCAACTTAGAATCTTAGCATCTTAGAACCTTATTTTTCGTTCGAAATCAAATAACGAATTACAGTTTCTGCGGCATGAAGACCGAATAACCCTGGCATGTAGCTATTCGTTCCGTAGAAAGATTTTTTGAAATTTTTTCCGTCAGTTAATTTTAAACTTTTTTCGTTTTGAATTTCTGATGAAAAAACTACTTTCAACTTATTGATTTTTACCGCTTTCAAACGCTTGCGAATTGTTTTTGAAAAATAACAATTGATTGTTTTAGAAATATCCGCAACTTTTACTTTTGAAGCCAGCATTTTTCCGCCAGCTCCCATACTGCTGATGATTTTTACTCTTTTGCGTTTTGCCGCAATAATCAAATTTAATTTTGGCGTAATACTATCAATACAGTCCAAAACATAGTCGAATTCTGGAGAAACTATTTCGAAAGCTCGCTCTGGAGAAAGAAATTCTTTAACGCGTGTCAGTTTCAATTCTGGATTAATATCCATCAAACGATCACCAACAATAGTGATTTTTGGTTCTCCAACTGTTGAATGTAATGCCGGTAATTGACGGTTTATATTGGTAATATCCACAACATCTCCATCAACAATTGTCATATTCCCTACTCCTGCTCTTGCCAAAAATTCGGCTGCAAAAGATCCAACTCCTCCTAATCCTACAACTAAAACATTTGCTTTTTGTAAATTTTCTAATCCTTCTTTAGTAAACAAAAGCTCTGCTCTTTCTGTCCATTCTGCCATATTCTATATTTTGTATTTTTTGTTTTTGTTTTAATTTTTTGTTTCAGGTTTCAGGTTTCAAGTGTCAGGCTGAGCAAAGTCGAAGCCCGTTTCTAATTGAAGTGCCTTCAACTTCGCTCAGGGTGACAAACTTTCAAACTGCTTTTCAATTAAAAAACACTTTTATAATTACTTGAAATAATACCTTTTAATTCATTTATATTTAAATCTTTATATTCAGAAGCTAATTCATAAACTTGCTGAATTGTTTCTTCAATTGTATCCGTTTCTAAAAAAAAACGATCATTTGGAATTGCTTGAAAAACTGATTTTAAATCTGGGTTCTTCAATAAATATTTCCCAAATGAAAGATAAAATCCGTCTTTAATTAATTGCTCTGCCAATTGTTTATTCTTCGAAAAACCATGAATAATCATTGGAACAGAAATTTTCATTCTTTTCTTAATTGCCGTTATTTCCTGAAAAGCGGCTACACAATGAATAACAACTGGTTTTTTGAATTTTTGTGCCAATTCTAATTGCTTTTCAAAAACAGAAACCTGCAATTCTAACGGAATTTCAATTCGTTTATCTAAACCACATTCGCCAATTGCCAAACAATTTTCTATTTGCAGTTTTTCTTCTATAATTTTCAAATCTTCAGCAACTCGATTTTCATCAATATACCAAGGATGAATTCCGATAGAATAAAATGCAATCGAAGAATCAAAATCTTTTGGATATTGATTTACCAACTCTAAAACATTTTGTTGATTGGTAAAATGATGTGTATGAAAATTGAAAAATTCCATTAATGAAAATCTTTTACTCCCGCTTTAATTTCGATTTTCAAATCATTTTCTAGCGGTACAAGCGGACAAGAATATTCGTAATTATAAGCACAATACGGATTATACGCCTGATTAAAATCAATCGCAATTGTATTTCCTTTCGGAATTTGCAAATCGATATAACGACCACCGATGTAACTTTGTTTTCCGCTTGTTAAATCGGAAAATGGCAAAAACAGATAATTTTTATATTTTTCTTGTACTATAAGTTCCAAGTTTTGATAAACGGCAAGCTTAAACGCTTTTCCATTTATTTTAAAATTTAAAGTACCGTATTTGATATATTTTGAGGTATATTTTCCAGATTCTTTCATTTCAAAAACTTTTCCGCCTTTTGCTTTTACCAAAGTTGCATTTACAAAATAAGTCTCCGAAATAGGATAAAACTCTAAGCTTTTAAAAGTTTTTAAATCTTTAGCCATTAACGGACTTGTCTTAGAATCAGCAAATTCCGAATTCAGTTTCTTCTGAAATTTTAACACTTCATTTTTGCTAAACTTTTTTTGACCAAAGCCAAAACTAAAAACAAACAATAAAACTAGGGCGTAGATAGTTTTCATCTTAGAAATTTTATGCAAAAATAGTTCAAAAGTAACAAAACGACAACCACTTAAGCTGACAAAGTTTGCTAACTTTGTTGCGATAATTTATCACACAAAATGCTCAAAAACGCTTTTACCCACTACATTAATAATTTCAGAGGTTTTTCTAGAGAAATTTGGATTCTTGCAATTGTAACTTTTATCAATCGTGCCGGAACAATGGTACTTCCGTTTTTGTCCAAATATTTAAAAGAAGATCTTCATTTTTCGTACAATCAAGTTGGATGGATTATGGTTGCTTTTGGCTTCGGTTCTATGTTGGGTTCATGGCTTGGCGGAAAACTTTCAGACAAAATTGGATTTTATAAAATAATGGTTTTCAGCTTATTTACCAGCGGTGTTTCTCTTTTCTTTGTACAATATATTACACATTTCTGGTCACTTTGTATTGCCATGTTTCTCTTAATGACTATTGCAGATATGTTTAGACCAGCCATGTTCGTGTCTTTGGGCGCTTATGCAAAACCCGAAAATAGAACTCGTGCTTTAACACTTGTTCGTCTGGCAGTAAATCTAGGTTTTGCAGCTGGTCCAGCTCTCGGCGGACTAATTATTATGGGAATGGGATATTCTGGTCTTTTCTGGGTTGATGGTTCTTCTTGTATTATTTCGATATTAATTTTCGCCTTTTTAGTAAAAGAAAAGAAAAAAGTAGTTTATGAAGATAAAACAGAAAGTGCTGGAGATGTAAAATCGGTTTTTCATGACAAGATTTTCTGGGTTTTCTTATTTGTGAGTTTTATTACGGCTATGATTTTCTTTCAGCTTTTTACGACTTTACCTTTATATCATAACGAAAAATTTGGTTTAAGCGAATTCCAAACTGGGTTATTAATGACGCTCAACGGACTTTTGATTTTTGCTTTAGAAATGCCTACAGTTGGCTTTTTAGAAAGAAAAGGTTTTGCTAAAATCAGAATTATTATTGTAGGTTCTTTTATTATGGCATCGAGTTTCTTTTTGCTACTTATTAATTTTTGGGCAGGAATATTGGTTGTCAGCATGATTTGCATTTCTGTCGGCGAAGTTCTAACCTTTCCTTTTTCTAATGCTTTTGCGTTGAGCCGTGCACCACGCGGACAAGAAGGTCGCTACATGGCACTTTATACCATGAGTTTTAGTTTAGCACACATAATCAGTTCAAAAGTTGGTTTTGAAATCATTACTCGCTTGGGTTATCAAATCAACTGGTTATTTATGGCTTGCATTGGCGTTTTGGCAACAGGTTGCTGTTTATGGATTAAAAATGCTTTAGTCACAGAAAAACCTCAATAGAAAATTTTAACTTCTTAAAACATTATAATTCAATTTATTACAATTAAATTTGAATAGCTTTTTTGCGCTTTAAAATCAAATCAAACTTAATTTTTAGTTAAATAACTATTTTTATAGTTGTGTAACTAAAAAAATAGTTGTAGGTTTGAATTAAAATTAGAGAAGATGCAGAAGTTAACACACAAAGAAGAA encodes the following:
- a CDS encoding DUF805 domain-containing protein, whose protein sequence is MQVKNLLFFYSSFTEKSGRIEYGIYVLFNILSYYIAIDLNRKVNLDNEKILYIFYTCLIVLFTFVPMQAVTTRRLRDLNANPNFVIFNFIPILNFAFVAFLLFAKQKKAVEI
- a CDS encoding MCP four helix bundle domain-containing protein, yielding MKDLKKYSNKTKAAFVLLIVMLLILLGNFNTLLNSKNVNDNINAIYKDRLVVAHYIFQYSKQLHFIKAEAEKLDLSDNIKKNEIIHTLDIIHNIDDLYAKTVLTNKEKQYFDAFLSSCKEINKQVENKDWNKIATSSGQALKTLESLSEIQIEEGKAKLALANSMYNKNNSIGQLQIALLIILGGITFYLLIKKIKKTVKIPEPPSMN
- a CDS encoding DUF2911 domain-containing protein, which codes for MKKILIALALILAPLASEAQVKTPQASPKGYIKQTVGLTDVEVTYSRPGARGRAVFGNLVPFGKLWRTGANENTIINFSDDVIIDGKTLKKGKYAIYTVPRIESWDVIFYLSTDNWGLPENWSEAYVALKTTVKEDALPTPVETFTIGINGLDPNFGYLEMAWENSHVALKFEVPTAKTAIASIDKTLAGPSWNDYYAASQYLFQSNGNIELSRTYVDKALDMSTDKPYYVTRLKSLIQAKQGDKKGAVETAKASLASAEAANNADYVKLNKDSIAEWSR
- a CDS encoding HAD family hydrolase; translation: MIKTVIFDMDGVIVDTEPVHRYAYYLQFSELNIEVPEEMYTSFTGFSTRNTFQTLKSYFPSVEQEVEDLIQRKRTIFNDAFDTKEDLYLLDGVEDLIKDLYSNGIQLILASSASKVTIDRVFTRFNLHQYFTHIVSGEDFPQSKPNPAIFIHAASLSIAPKDECIIIEDSTNGIKAAKGAGIYCVGYKSEHSNLQDLSEADLVIDHFNELNAEKISQLKP
- a CDS encoding tRNA threonylcarbamoyladenosine dehydratase; translation: MAEWTERAELLFTKEGLENLQKANVLVVGLGGVGSFAAEFLARAGVGNMTIVDGDVVDITNINRQLPALHSTVGEPKITIVGDRLMDINPELKLTRVKEFLSPERAFEIVSPEFDYVLDCIDSITPKLNLIIAAKRKRVKIISSMGAGGKMLASKVKVADISKTINCYFSKTIRKRLKAVKINKLKVVFSSEIQNEKSLKLTDGKNFKKSFYGTNSYMPGLFGLHAAETVIRYLISNEK
- a CDS encoding TatD family hydrolase is translated as MEFFNFHTHHFTNQQNVLELVNQYPKDFDSSIAFYSIGIHPWYIDENRVAEDLKIIEEKLQIENCLAIGECGLDKRIEIPLELQVSVFEKQLELAQKFKKPVVIHCVAAFQEITAIKKRMKISVPMIIHGFSKNKQLAEQLIKDGFYLSFGKYLLKNPDLKSVFQAIPNDRFFLETDTIEETIQQVYELASEYKDLNINELKGIISSNYKSVF
- a CDS encoding DUF1684 domain-containing protein, coding for MKTIYALVLLFVFSFGFGQKKFSKNEVLKFQKKLNSEFADSKTSPLMAKDLKTFKSLEFYPISETYFVNATLVKAKGGKVFEMKESGKYTSKYIKYGTLNFKINGKAFKLAVYQNLELIVQEKYKNYLFLPFSDLTSGKQSYIGGRYIDLQIPKGNTIAIDFNQAYNPYCAYNYEYSCPLVPLENDLKIEIKAGVKDFH
- a CDS encoding MDR family MFS transporter, with translation MLKNAFTHYINNFRGFSREIWILAIVTFINRAGTMVLPFLSKYLKEDLHFSYNQVGWIMVAFGFGSMLGSWLGGKLSDKIGFYKIMVFSLFTSGVSLFFVQYITHFWSLCIAMFLLMTIADMFRPAMFVSLGAYAKPENRTRALTLVRLAVNLGFAAGPALGGLIIMGMGYSGLFWVDGSSCIISILIFAFLVKEKKKVVYEDKTESAGDVKSVFHDKIFWVFLFVSFITAMIFFQLFTTLPLYHNEKFGLSEFQTGLLMTLNGLLIFALEMPTVGFLERKGFAKIRIIIVGSFIMASSFFLLLINFWAGILVVSMICISVGEVLTFPFSNAFALSRAPRGQEGRYMALYTMSFSLAHIISSKVGFEIITRLGYQINWLFMACIGVLATGCCLWIKNALVTEKPQ